The segment taggctttttggaatggaggaaaatctatttcgttatggaaatataatgcgctctttttggtgcatagatattcctttattatatccttcactaaggtgttagtcatttccttatacgtgatcttgatgattagcttgtgaaaataacgaattgtttctaccttatcttcattgccttttattagctcaatttgccgattgtaatagttaattggtctttccgttatagcaatgtgatttagattgtcttcctgtgcgctatgtacagttgcaccaacgctattggaagcttctccaaggagattttcattaatctttacccttgataaggcatcagttacatgattttctttgcctggtagatatttcattttaaaatcaaactcattcagttttattttccacctttgtaatttcatatttggctccttgaggttgttcaaccaaatcaagggtttatgatcgctttgtatctcgaatgttctaccgaacaggtatgaacggaaatacttggttgcccatacgatcgctaataattccttttcgatggctgaatagtttatttcatgttcatttagggttctgctagcgtagcagatcggtttgtgttcttgtgacaaaaccgctcccaatgctatgttactagcgtcggttgttaccgtgaacattttgtcaaagtctgggaacgcaaggatagcgtctgaggtgatgagtacttttagtctctcaaatgcctcgacgtacttttttTCCTTgtggtctatgacagctcctttctttagtttgagtgtcatgggttttgctatgtttgcaaaatttggaatgaatttcctgtagaacccgcacagacctaagaatgactttatttgtttagtcgtttctggtattggaaatttgacaatggcagagattttgcctggatttagtactattccttcagtagtgactacatgacctaggaattcagtttcctttttcatgaattcacatttatccatttgtagcttcaagttggcgtctctcaactttccaaatactctccttagtgacaacaagtgttcttccaatgaagtggaaaatataatgatgtcatctaagtatacaaagcaatctttgaagattaactcttctagcagattgttcatacatctttggaaggtagctggggcagtggttagcccaaagggcatacgagtgaactcgtaatgtccatgcttagtggagaacgcagttttggggattgagctaggttccatgggtatttgatggaaaccttttgctaaatcgattgtcgtaaaatactgacatttacctagtttgtctaggatttcatccattcgtggagttggtaatttgtccttaactgttatttcatttagacttctatagtctactaccattcgatatttttgctttcctgaagcatctatcttcttcggaatcatagatatgggcgagcagtaagaaGAATTcaactttcgaattattccctgcctgatcatatctttgatttgctggtttacctcctgatcatgtatctgggcatatttgtatggtcgtctgtagaccgggtcttcatgttgagttttgatctcgtgcttgattgtacttgtgaaagtcaaattgtcaccttctctgtactgcacatccttaaactgatataagaccttctttaactcttccctctcttcgtcgtttaagtgttccaatcttaattgattacatttccttaattcactgtctagagcggaagcgaagtattgatctccctctggacatgggtcaaggcacttaggtgcgatcttctcttcttttgtagagggatcagtgcacttctgtgcggtcttgccggcttcaatagcttctccactctgaatgattgggtacgacctagctcctagtgttacagtgtcatttctgtaatcgatgacggctttacttgccatcaagtattctcttcctaataaaatatcataattttcggaaaagttatgtatgtagaacttttgttcggacggacatgttttgttcgcattcctcattatactcttagttaaacggacaggtccattgatggtatggaccgtaaggttatcgtcttttatctcggaatctgtataattttctttcatgatgttgatcgatgatcccgagtcagcgatacaccttaatattcttttattaatggtaatgtttatatagggtcctcctcggtttcttccgaggcggcttgatgaaaatttacgtccatcttcgtttggccactcttgctctccctccctcttttagtaggttggttgggtccactcccactagcttggttttgagatatttgctgattgaatggattctgagccctaccttgattcaaggaatttttgaactcattgtataatccaggattttgggaatttttattttgatttgttcgattagtctgacctgttccagatgaactctgagtttgattgtgatagttagtagtattataatttggataatagttttcaacattctttcgatttgattgagacgatttcgattgatctttatttgtacctgaatctgttgtactagcttcgtacaatccttcttcttgtgctgccttcttaagatgaACATGAACATTCTgacaggaagttttcgagtaatgacatctttaattgtgttgttcaaagcgtttttataaatgacattattttctggtatgttttctaagtttagcttattgtttattaataatgcttttatctctaattcttctataaacttacgaagactgccgttgaatctggtggtgtatagttgtcgtaagagttcttcatatggtgtgtgatttttgaactcgttgatcagcgccgtcttcagttcgagccacgtgttgggttgtatcatttgcgatatgcgttgtgcctctcctgacagttggatctcggtcgctccaaataggatcctttgttggcgaagatcttcagttggatataatccgcatacatattcgattcgtttgataaatgagcttagctgtccagatgaaccgtcataggcaggtatttgtctgatcgacagcagtgcctggttcaagtggatttcgctcaatgatagtggtggtaacgccatgttgttggtgttgattgggttttgttttgttttcagtactttttaactttattttggttcacttgtaagtgtTTTGGTtctgtatttagtgtttcactgttcttggtggatcactatctccgcttacttcagttcacttaattttagttttgcaaatcgtatgtgctcgtaacacataggttctttggcggatttcacaattttattaacgattccgggattacgtgatcacagtaattagaaattacacaagctgaccattaccgaaatataggagttaattttaaatgaaatcctaccgactgcgccagttaaatatccgcagctcgattttaagttttttaaaaaagacttattttacaacttaaatatctttatgtcacaagatttaaatgaattccccgacttgactttgggtttgcttgtctcaaacggaactgatctctctgctgctggctagtttccatgagcccttctcttggaactcccgactctggcttcgggcgttgctttcctcggctgcatcttcgtgtcggtggcgtacgtgcatggatcgatatttggggatgcgtcggctttgatgaaaggcatccactgctggcgatcggtgttgcattacatgacggagctaggaatgtgatactccttggttttatgtctagctttgattggtcctcacgagtggcgtgattctaaagaatcgatttctcgagagtggcgtgattctaatgttgatgaaacaatgtggtccattgtttatattatggggggccctagcttggagtatgggaagaaacagttattgattcttgagtggggtcctgttacttgtgtggatggggtggatgaattgttcataaacataatgtgtatgggatgtggggaattatggatatgtcactatatgtaaatatatgtaaTTCTTTCCGGTCATTGATTGTATTTATAATCCTATTAAATTAGTGGTTTAAGTTAGTGGAAGGCGCGGCTAAGAGGCAACGGTACAGCAACTGGAATTTCCAAGCAACTCCACTCAACGAAAAGAAGGCGAGCGAAAGAGAATTAGAAGATCACGCGATGCGTCGCTCCCAATGCGAAAACCGAACGCATCGCTGTATGCGTGGGCATGTGTGTGCAGTTGCGGTTTTTGGCTGTGCATGTTAGAGCTCTATGTAAAGCCTCTGTAAGCAATAGCAACGCAATAATGAGCATAAGTATAGATTCTTGAGCGTTGAAGTGAAATGATGAACAGAAGAGAGGAAAAGTAAAATAAGCGGCTAATTTCTCCACCATTTGTATTGCAAAAATGTTTTTCGAGGTTTTTAACGAGCCCGATTTGTAAAGACCTCACCTAGGCCACATTTGCCCTATATGTCATGTATATTCTCGATTTATAATGAATCTCAACAATAAAATGGCGAcctttttgcatattttatgTGGTTCTTTTTATCCTTCAATCAGCATGGAAGCTCAATTGTAAACTCTGGATTAAAATTGAACAATAATAAAAATGTGTTCGTGTAACCTCTTGGGGCGTGCACCTCTTGGCAATTTGAGTGAAAATGTTGTGGGGGGGGGTTCTTCAATTAACAACAAATTTGGAACGCGGAACATTAACAAAGGAATTGTGTAACGAACATAATCAGATTACTTGCCGTCGGGGCAAGCCATctgaaacagaaactgaacGATGGTGCGAGTGGGACGGCCAGTCATGCGGTCCTTCAGCAAATATGGCAGCGGAGTGGCGCCAAGTGGCGGATGTCCAGGTGGGCCCAGTCGACGCACGGCACGGAGGCGGGGCCACGTCCGCGGTTGCTGATGTCAAAGGTCTCGTTCGGCATGATCAGCTCCTTGAAGTAGCGCCACAGGGGCAGACGCCAAACGCGATCCCCCGTAAGGGCACCGGCATTCTCGAACTGCTTGTAGACGAAGTTCGAATTGCTGAAAATcccggctgctgctccgcCCAGCGCTGGGCAGACGGCGTAGCCCACTGTAGCAATGTCCACGACCATGCGCGGCTTGTAGATCGTCTGGGCGTAGAGCAAGGGATCGGCCATGGCCATCACACCAGCCTTGCTGACGTCCACGAAGCCGACAGTTTTGCCATTGAGGAGGGACACCACGTCGCCAGGCTTGGCCGCCATTCCGGAGGGCATGTTCTCGCACAGCGGCAGAAGTGCCGTAATGTTTAGGGCAGCGAtagggcggcggcggctcggATGACGCCCACGCAGGCGGCTGCACCGGACATGCAGCCGCGTTACATGGACAAGCAGTCCTTGGGGCGGAGCCAGAGGCCCCCGCTGTTGAATGTGATGCCCTTGCCCGCAGTAGGCGATTTCCAAGATGATCGGCGGCTCGCAGCTGCCCTTGGCCACCATCAAGAAGCAGTCCATGCTGCGTACCTCCACGGATACCCCGCAGGGGCACAGGGCATCCACCGTTGACTGGGCGAAGATTGTGGGCGTCATCTGATTGGCCGGCGTATCGGCCAGGCGACGGGCCAGGTTCTGCGATTCGGCCTTGAACAGGCCCCGCATCCAGGCATCCGAGTCGGGAGAGTCGTACAGCTCCAGTTTGGGAATGAGTGTGCGGTCCCGACGGCGCTTGTTGGTGTTGTAGCGCCAGACGGCCAAGGCGCTCCCTCGGCCGCCTGCTCCACATACTCCATCGACTCCACGAAGACATCTGTGCAGccctgcagttgaagggaaCGAGCCCCCACGCCGGCAGCGACGCGAGCGTTCTCCATTCCCTCGTCGATCATCTCCAGGTCGTTGAAGCCGGCCCCCTCCTGTCCCACGCCGACCACGGCCACCGCACGGAACTCCGCATCCACGTTCATGAAGACACGGCCTTTTCCCAGCTGGCCACTCAGGCCCGTCTCGCGTATGAGATCAGTGATCTTACCCTGGACGCGATCGTCAAACTTCTCGCCGGATGGTGTCATCTTGGGCTGGCGGTCGCCCTCCTTGGCGTACACGCCCACCACAACGCCTTTGATCACCGAGTCACATTTCTCGGCGTAGTGCCGTCGCTGTTCCACATCTCTGCGTCTGGCCAGGAATGTGTGCTGGACACGCCTGCACAGGGCGTGCATCAAGCGTACAGACTTCATCGCTTAATGATAGTGACAGTCCCTCGCGACAGGTTACGAAAGTTCTCTTATTTTTCAGACAGTTCCAGACaaattttgcttttttttgcgaataaaaaaaatgtaaatctaAAAAATAGAGAGAATAGATGTGCTTCCAACAGCTGATTCGAAAGGAATGAGATATCCCAAGGCTCAAACTCTGGCAGGGAAACATTGCCAACGCCTGCTGAGATTCGAGGAATTTATGAATTTCCGAACAAAACGAAGAATAGGTCTCCGAAGAATAGGTCTCAAATCGAGGGAAGTATTCCACAgacatacatttatatttcgcgtaatcaaaagaaacaaaagatttATCCCTCATCGGAATCGGATTGATTTGTCGgcttgaggctgccaaagacCTTGGCCGGTATGGCCTTTTGTTCGAAGCGCAGTTTCTTCATGATGAGGCCCTCGTCATCGGTTTTGGTTGTGGCCTGGCCTGCCTCGTCCTGGTCTCCACTAGGCTGCTGCgggtcctcctcctcatcgtcgtcgtcgtcctcgctGTCGCCAAAATCAATCTCATCCGGATTGACAACTGTATTTTCCTTGCTCTTGGCCCCGCACTGGGTCTCGCCGCGCACAAACATGATATTGGAGGCAGCCTTCTCGGCGGGCTTCTGCTTGGCCTCGGCCGCCGCCTGGCGGGCCTTCTCCTCGAGCAGCCGCATGGCATCCGGTCCGGAGCCAGCACCAGCATCGGCAGCCACACCATTCGTGTTCGTGTTGACAAACTGGGCAGCCATCATGTTGACCTGAGTGTTGTAGGTGGCCTGAATGGAACGCTTGATCCGCAGCATTTCACGCATCGTATCCTCGTTGCCATGACGCACCTCGAACTCCTTCCAGGTCTGCCAGAAGTCCGCCGTGATGCGGGGATCGCACACCTGTTGGGACAAAGCAGAAGAGAGCTTAGAATATTGACGATCCAACGGTTAAATGTCGACTCACCTGTGAGCAATGGGCGTAGATGGCCCTGGCTCGATCCACCTCGCCCAGCTTTGTCTCCAGCTCGGCGAATTTGACGCACATGTGGCGCATATGCTGCTCGGGCAGAGCCTCGATGGCCTTCTCGTAGATCTCCCTGGTGCGTGGCAGGCCGAACATCTCCTCTTCCTTGACGGCGGACGTGGCGCGATCGTAGACGGACATGGCATGCCGGGCCAGGCcgtgctcctcctccagcttcGCGTAGAGCAGGTAAAAGTACTTGGCATGCTCAGCGGGACACTGATCCAGGCACTGTTCGAAGAGGTCGCGCGCCCGCTCCAGCTTTGTGCCCCCGTAGCGCGCGAGGAACTTGCTTAGATACGAGTTCCAGATGTCGTACACATTCGGCCACTTAAACAGGGCAATGCCCTTCTCGTAGGCCCGATAGGCCTCCTCGAAGTAGTTGTGCTCTTCGAGGAACATGCCATAGTTGATGATCACCTGCGGCGTGCAGATCTTCAGGTCGATGATGCGCTCGTAGACGGCCTTGCAGGTCTTGAAGGTGCCAAAGGACTCCTCCAGAACGGCGTACATGGACCACACCTTCAGGGATCTGTGGAGGCGCGACTGCACTGTCTCCGAGTCGTCGTGATACGCCACCTTCCGCTTGGGCATGGCCGTGGCACGTTGCATCAGCCTGAGGGCTGCCTCGAACTGCTGCTGACGCAGCTCCATCTCCGCCCACTCGCACCACACGGCGGCCAGATCCTCCACCTTGACGTACTCCACCTCGGTGCCCCGCTCGAAGACCACGCGGGCGTCCTCCACCTGGCCATTGGACTCGTAGAACTTGGCAAACTCCACCCAGAGGGTGTGCTGCTTTCCCACCGCCAGCTTGGGCTGGACTGTCTGCACGGCCTCGGTGTAGGTGTTGATGATCTCCGTGGGCTTGTCCTCGTACAGGTTGACCCGCTTGTGCCACTCGTGAACGTTGTGCGGATTCTGGCGCAGCAGGACACAGTTCAGCAGCTGCAGACGCCTCTCCATGAGGTATTCGAAGCGCGACAGGCGCAGCTCCACATCGATGTCGTACTCCTCGGTGGCCCCTTCGTTCTTGGCCACCTCCTTCATGCGCTTGTTCAACGACAGCTCCTCGAACTGCGCAAAGCTGGCCTCGCAAAAGGGCTCTGCTGCCCCAACAAAGGCCAAAAGACCGATGACCAGGGGGGGCAAGGAGACAATAGAAGCCAAAAGATTGACAAAGGCGAGTGAATTCCGTAAATGTATCTAAACGATATTGCGGTTCACATTTTTCACTTTCGCACAATTAACTCAACTAATTGACATTTGAAAATACATGCGGTGAAaggaagtacatatgtacacaagTATGTACATGTGGGTCCGTAAAGGACAACAGCAGGAGATAATTATAAGTGCAGGAATTTTAATTCAACCTTCAACCTCAGCCTTTGCATGGCTCTAGAGCTCGAAAGTGATTTACAAAAGAAGCACTTAAGTCGGAAACATAAACATTCATTCCCCACCTCTTCACACCACTTGAccagaaacaacagcaaaaacaaaaatcacAATTATAAAGGGAGTCAGGGCGCGGCATACACTGTCAAAAAAACAATATACgagaataaataattaaacccATTTTCATATACGTTTCGCCCGATATTATTCTctaaattgaaagaaaacaaGAGGCATATATTTCCATTAGCTTTGAACTGAAAACCTTTTAAGATAAGCCGAAGTTGACTTTTTCGGCATTTTTCGTTATTTTTATAGTCCTGTTTGCCTTTAGTATTTTCTCTTATAAGAAAGATGATTCTTGGTAAAAGTTTATCCCCTTATGTAAAGTGCCCTGTAGCTTTGGGGGAATTCACTCGGGGAATAGGATAGCTTCTCGGCAGACCAAAATTCAGGTACATCTGTGCGTCTTAACAGCACTGGGGgtggaagaaaaagaaaaataaaaaacttcgccccgcccacttccgcccccacaaagaattaaaatctgtggcatccacaatttcgacgatacgagaaaaccaaaaacgcagaatcgtagaagatgactatatcttctagagtgcaaaatctcaaccagatcgtataattattatagccagaatcaagaaaacaatttcattctttctcgctctgtgtctctctaacacacaggtttcatggttggttttgccaattgcaaaatatgagttcaaggatct is part of the Drosophila miranda strain MSH22 chromosome Y unlocalized genomic scaffold, D.miranda_PacBio2.1 Contig_Y1_pilon, whole genome shotgun sequence genome and harbors:
- the LOC117190136 gene encoding pre-mRNA-splicing factor syf1 homolog, yielding MKEVAKNEGATEEDDIDVELRLSRFEYLMERRLQLLNCVLLRQNPHNVHEWHKRVNLYEDKPTEIINTYTEAVQTVQPKLAVGKQHTLWVEFAKFYESNGQIHLRNSLAFVNLLASIVSLPPLVIGLLAFVGAAEPFCEASFAQFEELSLNKRMKEVAKNEGATEEYDIDVELRLSRFEYLMERRLQLLNCVLLRQNPHNVHEWHKRVNLYEDKPTEIINTYTEAVQTVQPKLAVGKQHTLWVEFAKFYESNGQVEDARVVFERGTEVEYVKVEDLAAVWCEWAEMELRQQQFEAALRLMQRATAMPKRKVAYHDDSETVQSRLHRSLKVWSMYAVLEESFGTFKTCKAVYERIIDLKICTPQVIINYGMFLEEHNYFEEAYRAYEKGIALFKWPNVYDIWNSYLSKFLARYGGTKLERARDLFEQCLDQCPAEHAKYFYLLYAKLEEEHGLARHAMSVYDRATSAVKEEEMFGLPRTREIYEKAIEALPEQHMRHMCVKFAELETKLGEVDRARAIYAHCSQVCDPRITADFWQTWKEFEVRHGNEDTMREMLRIKRSIQATYNTQVNMMAAQFVNTNTNGVAADAGAGSGPDAMRLLEEKARQAAAEAKQKPAEKAASNIMFVRGETQCGAKSKENTVVNPDEIDFGDSEDDDDDEEEDPQQPSGDQDEAGQATTKTDDEGLIMKKLRFEQKAIPAKVFGSLKPTNQSDSDEG